One part of the Ochrobactrum quorumnocens genome encodes these proteins:
- a CDS encoding RNA polymerase sigma factor — protein sequence MWNVQRLFQNHARELNRFFRRRGHNAETAADLTQDTFVRVMSATSSGSSGKDNNPRAYLHQIARNLSIDLYRRERIVEYVNMPDEEWHRVADATPTPETIVYDRQRLIIIEKALLELPDQTRRAFELHRLEEKTIAEVANELGLSVSRTWTLIKRGYVHLRARLLEVSSSI from the coding sequence ATGTGGAATGTGCAACGCCTTTTCCAAAACCATGCGCGGGAATTGAACCGCTTTTTCCGGCGTAGAGGTCATAATGCAGAAACGGCTGCAGATCTGACGCAGGACACCTTCGTTCGGGTTATGTCGGCGACCTCATCCGGGTCATCGGGCAAGGATAACAATCCTCGTGCCTATCTCCACCAGATCGCGCGCAATCTCTCCATCGACCTTTATAGGCGTGAGCGTATTGTCGAATATGTCAATATGCCCGACGAGGAATGGCACCGCGTTGCCGATGCGACCCCGACGCCAGAGACAATCGTCTATGACAGGCAGCGCCTTATAATTATAGAAAAAGCGCTGCTTGAGCTGCCTGATCAGACACGCCGGGCTTTTGAGCTTCATCGTCTCGAAGAAAAGACGATTGCAGAGGTGGCGAACGAATTGGGGCTTTCCGTGTCGCGAACATGGACGCTGATCAAACGCGGCTACGTGCATTTGAGAGCGCGTTTGCTGGAGGTTTCTTCCAGCATATGA
- a CDS encoding FecR family protein produces MDDKLSESEKLFEEALDIVIRIQDDPDNPVAHDLVSRWRARSPEHEIAWREAMDIYGMTGKVMKDQRRASRGQKMSRRSILTGGAAGLAVVAGTALFGPQLILQAQADYMTASAQLQDVSLSDGSKVTLGPDSAIRLKFNANARHVELLAGMAFFDVKPDPARPFSVETGNLVATALGTAFDISSDAGYLTVSVDHGLVAIRPTGARDTLTPLGEGDWLTFNERNHDFERGNRDISQIAAWRQGIIVAERDTISSVVARIARWQSGRVLLAQPGFGAQRISGVFDLNNPVSALQAVVEPYGGKVRHISRWLTVISSI; encoded by the coding sequence ATGGATGACAAACTATCGGAAAGCGAAAAGCTGTTCGAGGAAGCTCTGGATATTGTCATCCGTATTCAGGATGACCCGGACAATCCGGTCGCGCATGATCTTGTCAGTCGATGGCGTGCGCGTAGTCCCGAGCATGAAATAGCGTGGCGTGAGGCTATGGATATCTATGGCATGACTGGCAAGGTCATGAAGGATCAACGCCGTGCGAGCCGTGGCCAGAAGATGTCGCGTCGCTCGATTTTGACTGGCGGGGCGGCAGGACTGGCCGTTGTTGCTGGCACAGCGCTTTTCGGACCACAGCTCATTTTGCAGGCACAAGCCGATTATATGACTGCGTCCGCTCAATTGCAGGATGTTTCACTCTCAGATGGCAGCAAGGTAACTCTGGGTCCTGATAGTGCCATTCGCTTGAAATTCAATGCAAATGCCCGTCATGTCGAGCTGTTGGCAGGTATGGCTTTTTTCGACGTAAAGCCCGATCCCGCACGCCCGTTCAGTGTCGAAACCGGAAATCTGGTTGCGACGGCTTTGGGGACTGCCTTTGATATCAGCAGTGATGCCGGCTATCTCACAGTTTCCGTCGATCATGGGCTGGTTGCGATCAGGCCCACCGGTGCGCGCGACACGCTGACCCCACTTGGTGAGGGAGACTGGCTCACTTTCAATGAGCGAAACCATGATTTTGAGCGTGGCAATCGCGATATATCGCAAATCGCAGCTTGGCGTCAGGGTATCATCGTTGCTGAACGCGATACCATTTCCTCTGTCGTTGCACGCATTGCGCGCTGGCAGTCGGGTCGTGTGCTTCTCGCTCAACCAGGATTTGGGGCGCAGAGGATCAGTGGTGTTTTTGATCTCAATAATCCCGTTTCTGCACTTCAAGCGGTTGTCGAACCCTATGGTGGAAAGGTCCGCCATATATCGCGTTGGTTGACTGTCATCTCTTCAATTTGA